A single region of the Biomaibacter acetigenes genome encodes:
- a CDS encoding 4Fe-4S dicluster domain-containing protein: MNKLVIDKDRCKGCGLCVEVCPKKILHFDNSIVNVLGYHPVAACEGCIACGFCSTICPDIVFSVYKDVREGEAVGKAVDEG, from the coding sequence TTGAATAAGCTGGTCATAGACAAAGACAGGTGTAAAGGATGCGGTCTCTGTGTAGAGGTATGTCCCAAAAAAATATTGCATTTTGACAATTCTATTGTAAATGTTCTAGGTTATCACCCTGTGGCCGCCTGTGAGGGGTGCATCGCCTGCGGTTTTTGTTCCACCATATGTCCCGATATAGTTTTCAGTGTATATAAAGATGTAAGGGAGGGAGAAGCGGTTGGAAAAGCTGTTGATGAAGGGTAA